GCGTTGTAGCCGCCGTTGACGGAGTTCGGCGACACGGTCGCCGGGAAGGAGGTCGGGTTCTTCGGGAACTCGCCCTTCTTCAGCTGGTTGGCCGGGACGACCTGTACGAGCGTGCCCGCGTTGGTCGAGGCGTACCAGCTCAGGACGCGCTGGTTCTCCTTGGCGCCGACGCCGAGCACGACGCGAGAGACGACGACGGGCTCGCCGTCGACGGGCTTCTTGGCGGCCGTCGCGGTCGGCAGACCGCCGGCGAACACTGTGGACACCCCCACCATCGCCACCGCGGCCAAGGCCAGGCGACGTCCAGCAGCTCCGCGGGGGCGGACCTGCTTCCACTGCTTGAACTTCATCGATGTTCCGTCCGTTTCAGGTCCGAGAAGTAGTTGCTTCGCCAACTTCCTCGCGGTGGGTGGATCGGTGGTGAACAACTGTTTCCCCCCGGCCGAAATATTCGGGGTCAATCAAAATGCGACCCGCTGGACGAACCAGACCAGACCGGTCACGGCGACTCCGGCCGAGAGCACACCGGTCACCCAGAGTGCGGTGACCGGCGTACGGCGGCGCAGCAGCGCGAGGACCGGGAAGACCAGCGCGATGATCGTCAGCTGGACGGTCTCGAGGCCGATGTTGAACACCAGCAGCGACCAGAGCAGCTGCCAGGACCACGCCGCGTCGATGCCCAGCGCGCTGGCGAACCCGAGGCCGTGCACGAGCCCGAAGCAGAACACGACCCCGAGCCGGATCCAGCCCGCGCGGTCCAGGCTGAGGTGGCGGTTGCGGATCGTCTCCAGCTCGCCCGCGTGCAGACCTCGTTGCCTGAGGCGCCAAAGGTGCCAGCCCGCGACCACCGCGATCGACAGCGCGATCACCGGCTCGACGAACGACGCCGGCACCTGCACGATGCCGAGCGCGGCGAGCACGAACGTGACCGAGTGCGCGAGCGTGAACGACGTCGCCGCGAGCACGACCTCGCGCAGCCGGCGGGACCCGGCGATGAGTGCGAGCAGGAACAGGATGTGATCGATGCCAGTCAGCAGGTGCTCGGCGCCGAGCCGGAAGAACTCCCAGAACCGCTCGGCCGTCGACTGGTGGGTCGAGAACGACCGGTGCTCCTTGTCGAGCGCGGCACTGCCCGACTTCAGATCGAGGTCGTAGGTGAGGATCGTCTTGGTGTCCTTGACGTAGGTCTCGCCGTCCGGGAACAACTCACTGCGGATCTCGTGCTCGTCGGCGGGCTCGGGACACTCGTAGTCCAGGACGAGCAGCACGTACGGCGCACCGTCGCGCTCGGTCATCGTGTAGCCACCGTCCTGCGTCGGCGTACAGGCCTGGCCATCGGCCGCGACGGTGAACCGCTTGCCGACGTAGGCGTTCACCGACTGCGTGTGCGCCGTCAGCGCCGCCGCTTCGGCGACCGGATCCTGGGCGTCGAACGCGGCGGTTCCCGCGCGAAACAGGGCGTCGTCCTGCTCGGCGTCGGCATCCGCGGTGGAGACCACCAGCAGGTCGTACTCGAGGCCGAGCTCGGCGCGGACGTGCCCGCGCTCGGGCGCCGTGACGTCGACGTACACGACCGAACTGAAACCGTGCGCCGACGCGAGTGGGGCGCCGAGCGCCAGGCCCAGGACGGCGAGGAGGAGCGTGCCGAACCCGGCACGCACAGAGCTACGGAAAAACATGATGCCTTCTCTCTAGTCGTTCGCACCGTGCACTTGAAAAATGAACTGATGGCGAACAGCTCACGGCCGAACCCCGATCGAGCTGGGTCGTGAGGTAGAAAGTCCTTTGGCCTGCAGTCTTTTCGGGGAGGAACATTGCGTTCGCGACTTGCCGCGGCGATCGTGCTGGCGGTCGTTCTGACCTCCTGCGGGACGAACGACGACTGGGCCGCACCGCGGGTCGCACCCAGTCCGATCGGTGCCTTGGGCAACGGATTTGTCGATCCGCGCGCGACTCCGACGCCGGAGGCAACGATCTCGCCGAGGCCCGGTTCGTGGGACGGCGTGCACCCGTCGGAGGGCTACCGCGTCGTGCTGCTCACGGCCGGTGACGACCCGCAGACGAAGACGCTGAACGACGCGGTGACGTCCTGGGCCGCGGCCGAGAAGGTCAGCCTGAAGACCGTCCGCGCCGACGACGCCACGAACCACATCGACCGGATCACCGACGCGCTGGCACTGAAGCCCGACCTGGTCGTAGCCGCAGGCAACAGCTTGATCGACCCGCTGGCGCTGGTCACGGCGAACCATCTCGACCAGCAGTTCCTGGTGGTCGGCGCCGAGTTGGCCGAGCCGACACACAACGTGACGGCCGCCGACTGGACCGGTGCGGCGTTCCGCGGCGAGGGTCTGGGGATGTCGTCGGACTACGACCCGGCGACGTTCACACCGGAGCGCGCCGGCGCCGCGATCCGCGCCGGCGTGGCCAGCGTGCTGCACGGGTTCACCGGCATCGTGGTCTGGATCAACTAGCGGTCGCGCGTCGTCGAGTACAGGTGGCTGTCGCGAAAGTTGTCCGCGGCAAGCGTCTCGCCGACGATGACGACGGCAGTACGCCGTACGCCGGCCTCCTGCACCTGCTCGGCGATGTCGGCGAGCGTGCCGCGCAGGATCAGCTCGTCGGGCCGGCTCGCGCGGGCGACGACCGCGACAGGGCAGTCCTCGCCGTAGTTCGGGACGAGTTCCTCGACCAGCCGCTCGATCTGCTGGACGGCCAGGTGCAGCACCATCGTGGCGCGGCTCGCGCCGAGCGTGGCCAGGCTCTCACCCGGCGGCATCGCGGTCGCCCGGCCGCCGACCCGGGTCAGGATCACGGTCTGGCCGACCTCGGGGACGGTGAGCTCGCGGCGGAGCGTCGCGGCGGCGGCCGCGTACGCCGGTACGCCGGGCGTCACGTCGTACGGGATACCGACGGCGTCGAGCCGGCGCATCTGCTCGGCCATCGCCGAGAAGACCGACGGGTCGCCGGAGTGCAGTCGCGCGACGTCGCGGCCCTGCTCGTGCGCGGCGGACAGCTCGGCGAGGATCTGGTCCAGGTCGAGGTTGGCCGTGTCGACCTTGCGGGCGCCGTCCGGGCAGTGGTCGAGCAGTTCGACCGGGACCAGCGCACCGGCGTACAGGCAGATCGGTGAGCTCGCGATCAGGTCGCGGCCGCGCACGGTGATCAGGTCGGCCGCGCCCGGCCCGGCGCCGATGAAGTGGACGGTCACTTGGTCACGCTCCAGATCGTCACGGGCATCGCGGCACGCCAGCCGGTCATACCGCCGACCGGTGAGGCCCGCTGCACCGACAGGCGGACGAGGTCGCCGCCCAGGTCGGCGTACCAGCGGGCGATCAGGGTCTCGGTCTCGAGGGTGACACCGTTCATCACCAGGCGGCCGCCGGGGTTGAGCGCTTCCCAGCAGGTCTCGATCACGCCGGGCTTGGTGCCACCGCCGCCGATGAAGATCGCGTCTGGGCTCTCCAGCTCGGCGAGTGCGTCAGGTGCCGCGCCGACGACGGTGCGGACGACCACGCCGAGGCCGGCGGCGTTGCGGTCGAGGCGCTTGGCGCGGTCGGGATCGCGCTCGATCGCCACCGCGCGGCAGCTCGGGTGATGGCGGGTCCACTCGATCGCGATGCTGCCCGCGCCGCCGCCGACGTCCCAGAGCAGCTGGCCCGGTACGGGAGCCAGCCGGGACAGGGTGACCGCTCGGACTTCCCGCTTGGTCAGCTGGCCGTCGCTCTCGTACGCGTCGTCGGGCAGGCCCGGGCTGGTCGGCAGGAGGCGCGCGTCGGCGTCGGGCCGGCAGTCGATGCCGATGACGTTGAGGGCGTCGACCGGGTGGTCCCAGTCGCGTGCCTTTGTCGTGCGGACCGTCTCCTGTGCTGAACCCAGCTGCTCCAGCACGGTGATCTCGCTGTCGCCGTAGCCGCGGTCTGTCAGCAGCTGGGCGACCTCTGCCGGAGTGTGCGCGCCCCAGCTCAGCACCACCAACCGCCGGCCCGGCTGGACGTGCGGGTGGACCAGCTCGAGCGGGTGCCCGACCAGGCTGACCACCTGGACCTGGTCCTGCGGCCAGCCCAACCGCGCACAGGCCAGCGACACGCTCGACGGATGCGGGATCACGTGGACTGCTTCGGGGCCGAGGAGGCGGGTGAGCGTCGTACCGATGCCGTGGAAGGTGGGGTCGCCGCTGGCAAGGACGCAGATCTTCTGGTCCTTGTACGTCGCCAGCAACCCCGGCAACGACTCCGACAACGGCGAGGGCCAGGCGACCTTCTCGTCCCCAGGGACCAACTCCAGCTGCCGCACACTGCCCATCACCACTTCAGCGCTGCTGATCGCCTCGCGTGCTTTCGAGGACAGCCCGTCCCAGCCGTCCGCGCCGACCCCGACCACGGTCACCTCAGGCATTACCGAGCACCTTCGTGACGGCGATCTCCAGCACGACCCGCTGAGGATTCACCCGCGGCTGCTTGTACCGCTCGGCGTACCGACGCTCCGCGTCCGCCACCTCGGCCGGGTCGTCGCGCACCACCGCGCGCCCCTCCAGCGACGACCACTTCCGCCCGTCCACCTGAGCCACCGCGACCGCCGCCCCCTCGGCCCCCGCCGCCCGAACCACCCGAGCCTTGTGCGACGTCCCGCTACAGATCACCCGAGCCACCCCGGCCTCGAAGTCCACCGTCACTCCCACCGGGGTGGAGTGCACCGACCCGTCCTTCCGCACCGTGCTCAACACACACAAGTGCCGCTCGGTCCAGAACTCGACGAACGCGGACGACTGGTCACTCAACGGTCCCGACACCCCCTGATCGTAGACAGCCGATCCGGAAGACCAGCCGGGCGGCCCGAACGAGGACCGCCCGGAGCACTACCGGGGGCTAGCCGATGTCTCGGCGGCGGAAGGTGGTGTAGCCGGCGGCGGTGAGGGCTGCGGTGATGGCGAGGAGCCAGATCAGTGGGGTGGCGGAGAAGTCGCCGCCGGGGAGGCGGGGGGTGTGGGCGTAGGGGCTGAGGTTCATGACGGACTCGGGGAGGTTGAAGACCGAGCCGAACTCGCCGACGAGGAGGAAGAGGCCGTAGAGGAACCAGGCCGCGGTGACCGCTCGGGGTAGGGCTCCGAAGAGGAGGATGACGAGGGCGGTGACCAGCCAGGTGGCGGGGAGCTGGACTGCGGCGGCGGCCAGGAGGCGGGGGATCTGGTGGCCCATGTTGCCCAGGGAGGCGCCGCTGGAGATGCCGCTGCCGAGGCCGCCGAGGAGTGCCAGGAGCGTGGTGCCCAGGAGGGCGATGAGGACGTGGCTGGAGAGCCAGCGGGTTCTGGTGACGCCGGTGGCCAGCAGGGGTTCGGCGCGGAGGGCAGTCTCCTCCGAGCGGAGGCGCAGGGCGGCCTGGATGCCGAAGGCGCTGGCCAGGAGGCCGAGGAGTCCGGTTTCGGTGGCGAGGAACGCGTCGGTGATGCCTTCGACGCCGCCGAGCTTCTGGACGAGTTCCTTGGCGCTGTCGCTGGTGACGAAGCCGTCGACGTTGCTGGCGATGTTGCCGACGATCAGGCCGAGCAGGAGGAACGCGGCGGACCAGCCGTAGAGCGCGCCTCGTTGCAGACGCCACGCCAGGGCCAGAGGTGACCGGAGAGACCGAGCTGCGACCGGTGGGCCGGGCCGCGGGCGCACGAGGCCGGCGCCGATGTCCCGGCGGCGGAGCAGGGCGAAAGCAGCCACCACCAGTACGGCGAGCAGCGCGATCGGCAGCAGCGCGACGACGAACCGGTCACCCGCGAACGGGCGGATCTGCTGGGTCCAGCCGATCGGGGACAGCCAGGAGACCCACTCGGAGCTGCCGCTGGCCGACGAGTCGCCGATCGCGCGCAGGACGTAGGCGACGCCGAGGACGACCGCGGTCATGCCGGTCGCCGTACGGGCGTTCTCGGTGAGTTGTACGACGAGCGCACTGACGCCCGCGAAGGCCAGGCCGGCGGCCGCCCAGGTCAGGCCGAAGGCGAAGGATCCGGTGGCCGGCAGGCCCGCGCCGATCAGGCCCAGCGCGCTGAAGAGGCCGAGCAGGATGACGGTGCCGGAGGCAACGATCAGGGACGCGGTCAGCGCGGCGTACCGGCCGAGGACGCCGGCGCTGAGCAGTTCGAGCCGGCCGGTCTCCTCCTCACCGCGGGTGTGGCGGTTGACGAGGATCGCGGCCAGCAGCCCGACCAGGAGAGCGCCGAAGTTGGTCAGCTTGAACAGCGACACCTCGCCGAGCGAGGTCGGGTCGAAGATGCGGCCGTAGAGCGAGAGCAGCGCGGGCGACGCGTTGGTCGTGTTCGCTGCCTCGACCCGGGACTGCACGTCCGGGAAGACGTCGATCGACGCCTTGGCCGAACCGGCGGCGGTGGCCATGAAAACGACCACCCACAAGGGGATCAGCACCCGGTCGCGGCGCAGGGCCAGTCGCACCAGGGTCGACGTACCGACGAAGTCTCTCATCAGGCATCAGCCATCTCAGGCGTGGCGGAGTCGTCCTCGTAGTGCCGCAGGAACAGCTCCTCCAGCGTCGGCGGCTGCGCGACCAGGCTCTTGATCCCGCTCGCGGCGAGCTGCTTCATCAGGCCGTCGAGCTGCGCGGTGTCGACCTCGCAGCGCACCCGGTTGCCCTCGACATCGAGGTTGTGGACACCGGGCAGCGCGGCGATCCCGTTCGGCGACGCGGCCAGCTCGGCCTGGATCGACGTCCGGGTCAGGTGCCGCAGGTCGGACAGCGTGCCGGTCTCGACCACCTTGCCCTTGCGGATGATGCTGATCCGGTCGCAGAGCGCCTCGACCTCGGACAGGATGTGGCTGGACAGCAGGACGGTCCGGTCCCGGTGGCGCTCCTCCTCGATGCACTGGCGGAACACCTCCTCCATCAGCGGGTCCAGACCGGAGGTCGGCTCGTCCAGAATCAGCAGCTCGACGTCGGAGGCGAGCGCCGCGACCAGCGCGACCTTCTGCCGGTTGCCCTTGGAGTACGTCCGGCCCTTCTTGGTCGGGTCCAGGTCGAAGCGGCGCAGCAGGTCGTCGCGCTTCTTGGGGTCCAGTCCCCCACGCAGCCGGCCGAGCAGGTCGATCACCTCGCCGCCGGTCAGGTTCGGCCACAGGTTCACGTCACCCGGCACGTAGGCGAGCCGGCGGTGCAGGGCCGCGGCGTCGTGCCACGGGTCGCCGCCGAGCAGCGAGACATCGCCGGAGTCACCGCGGAGCAGACCGAGCAGAACGCGGATGGTGGTGGACTTCCCGGCGCCGTTCGGGCCCAGGAATCCGTGCACCTCACCGGTCGCGACGTCGAGGTCGAGACCGTCGAGGGCGTGCGTCGCGCCGTACGACTTGTGCAGTCCGGAGACGATGATGGCTGATGTCATGATTCACAAGCTACACTTCGTTCAGTAATTTGTGAATCTTTCTAACGCGTCTCTCACGCGTCAGGGATTTCGGTGGTCGAGAGGAGATGATGGGGCGATGAACGCACGCGACGACGAGACCTCCCAGCGATTCGCCGAGCAGTTCGGGAACCTGCTGGCCGAAACCGGGTGGCCACGGATGTCGGCCCGGGTCTTCGCCACGATCCTGATCAGCGAGCAGGGACGGATGACGTCGGCCCAGCTGTCCGAGCAGCTGCAGGCGAGCCCGGCCGCGGTGTCCGGCGCGGTCCGGTTCCTGGTGCAGATGCGGCTGGCCAGCCGCGAGCGCGAGCCGGGCAGCCGGCGCGACGTGTACGTCGTGCAGGACGACTTCTGGTACGAGTCGATGATGCGCCAGGACCGCTACCTGAGTCGCTGGCGGGAGAGTCTCGAGCAGCTCCAGGCCTCGGTCGGCCGGCACAGCGAGGCCGACCGCCGGATCCGCGGCACGCTCGGCTTCGTGGACTTCATCGAGTCCGAGATGGACGAGCTGAGCGCGCGCTGGGTCAAGTACAAGGCCACGCTCGATGCGGAGCTCGATGCGGAGTTCGGCAAGAACTGAGGACGGCGAAGGGCCCCGGCGACCAGGGCAGATTCTCGGGGTCCTCGCAACACCTGATGGTTTTATGTGGTTGTCAGTAGATCACGCAGGCGCTCGGCTGGGGTTTTCCAGTCGAGCGTTTTGCGTGGTCGGCCGTTGAGTTTCTGGGCGACGTGTTCGAGGTCTTCGGGACTGTGGGCGGACAGGTCGGTGCCCTTGGGGAAGTACTGGCGTAGCAGGCCGTTGGTGTTTTCGTTCGATCCCCTTTGCCAGGGCGAGTGCGGGTCGCAGAAGTAGACCGGAACGCCGGTTGCCACGGTGAACTGCTTGTGGGCGGCCATCTCGCAACCCTGGTCCCAGGTCAGCGAGCCACGTAAATGTGCGGGCAGGGTCTGGATCAAGACCACCAGCACGTCGCGGACCTCTTCGGCGGTGTGCCCGCCGGGCAGGTGCCCGAGCATGACGTAGCGGGTCGAGCGTTCGACCAGGGTCACGATCGCGGACTCGTTGCGGGTGCCGACGATCAGATCGCCTTCCCAGTGGCCAGGAACCGCCCGGTCCTCGACGTCTGCAGGGCGTTCGGAGATCATCACCATCTCGTCGACGAACCGGGGCGTGCGCTGCTCGGGCCTGCGGCGGGGTTTGCGGCGGGTGCGCCCGGTGCGCAGCGCGACCGTGACCTCGCGGCGCAGCCCACCACGGGCCTGGACATAGATCGCCTGGTAGATCGTCTCCGGGCTCACCCGCATGCCCTCGTCGTCGGGGAACTCCATGACCAGAGCCTGACAGATCTGCTCAGGTGACCACTGCTCCCGCAGCTTGCCCGCGACGTAGCCGCGCAGCCGGCCCTCCTGGGCCAGCATCGATTCCTTGGGCCGTGCACGACTGGCTGCCCAGGCCCGCTGCGCCCGGTGCGGCCGGTAGACGCCCTCGACCGAACGGGCGTCGATCTCGCGTTTGACCGTGGACGCCGACCGGCCCAGCGCCCGCCCGATCGCCCGCAGCGAATCGCCCCGGCGACGCAGATCAGCGATCAACTCCCGCTCGGTCACCGTGAGGAACCGAGCATGCAGCTCGGCCTCGACGGCCGCAAGACACGGCCCTGCCGCAACAGCAATGGTGGTCACACCGGTCTTGTAGTCGATCCGGCGACCATCAGTGTGCAGGCGCGCGTCACCGATCTTGCGGACCCCCCGGTCCCAGTCCTGCGCAGTACGCTCATGCACCCCGACCTGCCGTGCCGCATCGCGGCGCCGCACCCCGCCCGCACGCAACCGGTCGTACTCCGACCGCCCCGGATGCCCGGCCGTGCCCGTCTTCCCACGACCACGCACACCAGCCCGCCGAGCCCACCCGTACGCCGTCGCACGACTCACCCCAACCACCCGAGCAGCACCCGAAATACTGCCGCCCTCACGATCCAGCACCTCGAAGAACCTCGCCCTCAACTCCCCAGAAACCACGATCCCCACAACTCCCTGAAAATCCAGGGTGTTGCGGGGATCGTTAGAACCTGCCCAGGTCGCCGGGGCCCTTCGCTGGTTCAGGTGACTAACGCAGCGTGTTGTTCGCCACCCTGTCGAGCGTCTGCTGCAGCAGCGGGCTCACCTTGAGCGAGCCGGCCTTCGACTTCGGCAGCGGAACCAGCTTGCCGTCGACCGGGCCCTTGACCGGGTAGACCGACAGCTCGGCCGGCAGCGGGCTGGTGCCGCAGACCTGGTCCTTGCCGGGCAGCTCGCCGCTGAAGACGAACCGGTCACCGATCGCCTCGGCACAGGCCGAGGCCGAGCCGATGTACTGGCCGTGCTGACCCTCGTCGTCGATCGCGACGAAGCGGGTGACCTGCTTGGTGTCGTTGTGCGTACGCAGCGAACCCTCGTACGACGTCGCCGGGTCGAGCTCGCCCTGGACGATCAGCATCCGCGGCGAGCCCTTCAGGTCCAGCTTGCGGTCCTGCGGGGCGTAGTTCCAGTACGCGCACATCGGGACGCCGTTCATGTAGCCGAAGAAGCTGTACTTCTTGGCCATCCGGTCGGCTTCCTTGGTGTAGAAGTTCGGGTCCTTGTTCCAGGCCGTGTCGTTGCAGCGCACGGTGGTCCCGATCGCCCCGAGGTTGACCGGCTGGTCGCCGGACGTCGCGCGCGCGGCGGTCTCCCGGGCGTCGGCGAGCACCGACTTGGCCGAGTCGGCCTGCGCGGCCTCCAGGCCGGCCGTCGTCAGCGCCGCGGCGCTCACGCCGTACCGGGCCCTGATCGCGGCGAGCGTGTCGAAGGCCTGCAGCTCCGGCGCGAGCCGGGCCCACGCGCGGTCGACGTGCTGCACGGTGACCTCGCCGGCGTCCGGGTCCTTCACGAACTCGTCGTGGACCAGGATGTCCATCGTCGCCCGGATGAACCGGACGTTGCCGTAGATCGCGCTGTAGATGTTGCCGTCCAGGCCGTCACCGCGGACCGAGCTCTCGTCGGCCTTGACCAGCGTGACCAGCGACGCGCGGATGCCGTTGTACTTCGCCAGCACCTGCGCCGGGGTCTTGCCGAGGCCGGTGATCTGGTCGGCGTGCCGGGCGATCCACGGGATCAGCTGGGTGTCGCGGCGGCGCTGGCCGGAGAACGGGTCGAAGTTCACGTTGTCCCACTGGGTGTGGGTCCAGTCCATGTTCGAGTCGAGCACGAACCGGCCGACCTTGTTCGGGTAGGTGTCGGCGTACCAGCCGCCGAGCCAGGTGCCGTAGCTGTAGCCGATGAAGTTCAGCTGCCGGGCCTTGAGCAGCGCGCGGATGAACTCCATGTCGTACACGGTCTGCTGGCTGCTGACGAACTGGCCGAACTCGGTCGCCGCGCAGGCGTCGGCCTGCAGCTTCGCCTCGGCCTTCTCGACCTTGTGGGTGAGCTTGGTGCGCTCCTTGTAGTCCGGCGTCACCGGCAGGGCGTTCAGCGCCTCGGCGGTGGTGATGCACTGCAGCGGCGTGCTCTGGCCGAACCCGCGCGGGTCGAAGCCGACCAGGTCGAAGTCGCTGAACAGCTGCGGCTTGTCGGTGGCCAGCGCGGCGCTCAGCGTGAGGCCGGCGCCGCCGGGACCGCCGGGGTTGGAGGCCATCAGGCCCTTCGACGTACCGGTCGCCTTGCTGTAGGAGATGGCGACCTCGACGTCGGGGTGCGCGGTCGGGTTCGCCCAGTCCATCGGCACCTTGACCTTGGCGCAGTTGGTCGTCGGGGCCTGCGGGTAGAGCGCCTTGATCTGGGCGTCGAACGAGCAGACCGACCAGGTGATCGGCTGGTCGAGGTACTTCTGCGGGATGGACGGCGTCGGCGGGTCGGTCGGCTTCGGCGCGGCTGTGGCCGTGGTGGCCGTCAGCAGCGGAAGGACCAGCGCCGTGGCCAGTGCCACCGCGATCTTCCGGGGTGTGAACACGCTCGGGCTCCCGTTGTTCCAGGCGGACAGGAATACGGCAACCTAAACCGCCCGACCAGGCAGTGACCAGGTGTGGAGCCACGCTCAAGGGCAAACCCGCGCCTACAGCTCGTAGACGGTATGGATCGTGCAGTAGATCGGAGGGGACTCCAGGCCCGGGTAGTAGAGCCGGCCGGCCTCGTCGGTGATCTTGAAGTACGCCGTGGAGGCGCCGGCCTGCGACGGGGCCTGGAGCATCATCGCGACCGCCACGATCTGCCCCGGTACGGCGTCCGGGATGCGCGCCGACCGCGGTGAACGCATCCAGCCGGGCGTCGCCGCGGCGCCCTGCCGGGTCAGCCAGCGGTCCTGCCACGGGCGTTCGCCGCTGTTGCGGATCTCCCAGGTCTTCTCGAACTTCTGGTCCCGGACCACCTGGGTCCCGTCCGGCACGCTCTCGCCGACGAGCTCCGCGCGGTCCTCGGGATGGTGGTCGACGGGGACGGATCCGCCCAGGATGACGGGCTGGACGTGGCGGCGCTGGTCACGCTGGGAGACGTCCTTGCCGGCCCGGACGGCGGCGTCGAGCTCGACCAACTGGTTCACCAGGGAGCTGTCAGCGCCGAACTGCTCGTCGTACCACTCGATCAGTTCGCGGCTCGGTTTGGTGTGGCCGCGCTCGACCCGCGACAGGTGTCCCTTGTCCCAGCCGGACTGGCTGGCCGCGCGCGTCAGCGGTACGCCGGCTGCTTCCCGCAGCTCGCGCATCCGGCTGCCGATCACGGTCCGTGCCTGAGCTGGCCTCACGGTGCACTCCCCAGTCTCACCGTTACTAGTCCACGGAGTTTACCCGTAGATGGTTAGTTGTTTTCGTTGCCCACTGCGACAACACGGTGACCCTCTGATTCTCTGCAAGCAGTGCCGATTCGCCAAGGCACTCCGAGCGAAAAGGATGCAGCTCATGCGGACCGCCCTCTTCCGTACCATCGCCCGAGTCACCGCCACCGCCCTGATCGGCGGCTCGGCCGTCGTCGCCACCACGATCCCTGCCCACGCCGCGACCGGCACCGTCGTCACCGACAGCGGGACCGGCGTCACCATCCGGTCCGGCAACGCCACCAGCTTCGGCGCGGTCGGCACGCAACCCAACGGCCCGGTCGAGATCGACTGCCAGATCTACGGCGAGCCGGTGACCGGCAAGTTCGGCCGCAGCCTGATCTGGGACCACATCCCCGGCAAGGGCTTCATCTCCGACTCCTACGTGAACACCGGCAGCGGCGGTCTGGTCGCGCCGCTGTGCACAAGCAACCCGCGCGCCGACAAGGCGATCGCCTGGTACGCCGCCCGCAACGGCTCGACGGCGTTCCAGGGCTACTGCGAGAAGGCCGCGGAGAACTCGTACGGCAAGACCGCGATCTACGCCTCGGCCAAGGCCAACTGGAACGACGCCGTCGCCCGCGGCGCCGCGCACCGGGGTGACCTGAACCCGCCGAAGGGGGCCTTGGTCTTCTGGGACCTCGCCGCGCCGTACGGGCACGTCGGTGTCGCCCGCGGGGACGGCTACTTCTGGGCCACCAGCGTCGGCAACAAGATCGGCCTGGCCAAGCTGCCGTACTTCAACAGCTACCTCGGCTGGGCCTGGCCGAACTTCTGATCCGCACCGCGACAG
The Kribbella italica DNA segment above includes these coding regions:
- a CDS encoding alpha/beta fold hydrolase, with protein sequence MFTPRKIAVALATALVLPLLTATTATAAPKPTDPPTPSIPQKYLDQPITWSVCSFDAQIKALYPQAPTTNCAKVKVPMDWANPTAHPDVEVAISYSKATGTSKGLMASNPGGPGGAGLTLSAALATDKPQLFSDFDLVGFDPRGFGQSTPLQCITTAEALNALPVTPDYKERTKLTHKVEKAEAKLQADACAATEFGQFVSSQQTVYDMEFIRALLKARQLNFIGYSYGTWLGGWYADTYPNKVGRFVLDSNMDWTHTQWDNVNFDPFSGQRRRDTQLIPWIARHADQITGLGKTPAQVLAKYNGIRASLVTLVKADESSVRGDGLDGNIYSAIYGNVRFIRATMDILVHDEFVKDPDAGEVTVQHVDRAWARLAPELQAFDTLAAIRARYGVSAAALTTAGLEAAQADSAKSVLADARETAARATSGDQPVNLGAIGTTVRCNDTAWNKDPNFYTKEADRMAKKYSFFGYMNGVPMCAYWNYAPQDRKLDLKGSPRMLIVQGELDPATSYEGSLRTHNDTKQVTRFVAIDDEGQHGQYIGSASACAEAIGDRFVFSGELPGKDQVCGTSPLPAELSVYPVKGPVDGKLVPLPKSKAGSLKVSPLLQQTLDRVANNTLR
- a CDS encoding NBR1-Ig-like domain-containing protein, producing the protein MRPAQARTVIGSRMRELREAAGVPLTRAASQSGWDKGHLSRVERGHTKPSRELIEWYDEQFGADSSLVNQLVELDAAVRAGKDVSQRDQRRHVQPVILGGSVPVDHHPEDRAELVGESVPDGTQVVRDQKFEKTWEIRNSGERPWQDRWLTRQGAAATPGWMRSPRSARIPDAVPGQIVAVAMMLQAPSQAGASTAYFKITDEAGRLYYPGLESPPIYCTIHTVYEL
- a CDS encoding CHAP domain-containing protein, giving the protein MRTALFRTIARVTATALIGGSAVVATTIPAHAATGTVVTDSGTGVTIRSGNATSFGAVGTQPNGPVEIDCQIYGEPVTGKFGRSLIWDHIPGKGFISDSYVNTGSGGLVAPLCTSNPRADKAIAWYAARNGSTAFQGYCEKAAENSYGKTAIYASAKANWNDAVARGAAHRGDLNPPKGALVFWDLAAPYGHVGVARGDGYFWATSVGNKIGLAKLPYFNSYLGWAWPNF